The proteins below are encoded in one region of Fimbriimonadaceae bacterium:
- a CDS encoding transposase, whose amino-acid sequence MRQRHWRNWTEGGQVAFVTTTALDFAPVFGRAETHDLVAAALLADCQRYRAPLHAFVVMSNHLHLLVQCPAGQTVSWLVQRLKSNLAKLVLPLLDEAERAALAQQTGLNRRSMWQAGFRSVTVADTATFDQKVRYVHQNPVRAGLCEREEDYRWSSARLYLVEGIAREDGLDLSMALKEFGIEETELSVATSLGTPRAEAILDRQILLGHAEHRERHASV is encoded by the coding sequence GTGCGGCAACGGCACTGGCGCAACTGGACGGAAGGCGGGCAGGTGGCCTTTGTCACAACGACGGCGCTTGACTTCGCCCCAGTGTTCGGCAGGGCCGAGACCCATGACCTCGTCGCAGCCGCGTTGCTCGCCGACTGCCAGCGCTACCGGGCGCCGCTGCACGCCTTCGTCGTGATGTCCAACCACCTGCACCTCCTTGTGCAGTGCCCTGCAGGCCAGACGGTGTCGTGGTTGGTGCAACGGCTGAAGTCCAACCTGGCGAAGCTGGTGCTGCCACTCCTGGACGAGGCGGAGCGCGCGGCCCTCGCCCAGCAGACGGGGCTCAACCGGCGCTCGATGTGGCAGGCGGGCTTCCGGTCGGTGACCGTGGCGGACACCGCCACCTTCGACCAGAAAGTCCGCTACGTCCACCAAAACCCTGTCCGGGCGGGCCTCTGCGAACGCGAGGAGGACTACCGATGGTCGTCAGCCCGGCTCTACCTCGTCGAGGGCATCGCCCGCGAGGACGGGCTAGACTTAAGCATGGCACTGAAGGAATTCGGAATTGAAGAGACTGAGCTCTCTGTCGCGACTAGCCTCGGCACGCCCCGTGCCGAGGCTATTCTCGACCGACAGATCCTGCTCGGCCACGCTGAACACCGCGAGCGCCATGCCTCAGTCTAG